In the genome of Leptospira broomii serovar Hurstbridge str. 5399, the window GCTCAAAAGACTGATTCTAAAATTATTTTAGATATGAACGGAGCCGAATCTCTTCTGGGAAAAGGGGATATGCTGTATAAATCGCCGACTTCGGCGGATTTGGCAAGAATCCAAGCGCCTTATATTTCCGAAGAAGAGATAGAAAAGATCGTCGAAGAAGCGAAGAGATATGGTTCACCCACATATGTGGAATTGGATTTCGGGGAAGAAACTGAAACGGATTCCGCCGACGAAATGGACGAGGAGTTGTTCGGGAAAGCCTGGGATATCGTTCGAATCGAACGAAAAGCAAGCGCAAGCTATCTTCAGAGAAAGTTAAAAATCGGATATAACCGGGCAGCCAGAATCATGGAATTGATGGAAGAACGGGGATATGTTACGCCTATCCTCGGCTCAAAAGGCCGTGAAATTCTGAGATAGATTGAGTGGATTTTAGGCTTCCGGGTTTTTCCCCGGGAAAAAAGAAACCAAGTGACAGGCGGGCCGATACTCTCCATCCTGGAAAAAAAATCTCGGCTTTTTTCTTGAAAATGAAAGATCGTACAATTTTCCAAGTTCTTAACGTTTCAGTTTTGGGACTTGCCTTGCTCCTGACTGCTTGGGGACTCGGGGCACAATCTTCCGCCAAGCACGGTTGGAATTCTCCTTCGGAAGTGGTGAAGAAGGTTCGGAAAACCTTTTCTGAAATCAAATCCTATAAAGCCGATTTTGTTATCCAAACGGAATCTAACAAAAAGACCCGTTCGATGAAGGGCGTCTGTTATTATAAGAAGGGCGGCAAGATCCGTTATGAGTTTTCCGATCCGGCAGGCGATGAAATCGTTTCGGACGGAAAAACCTTATGGATTTTTATTAAGCGCTTAAACGCGGTCGGAAAACAGGATTTAACCCTGAATAAATCCAATAAGTCGGGACCGATTTTTGCTTCGGTAACGGAAGAAGGATTGTCTCGTATTTTTAGGAAGTACCATTATAAGTTCGATTCGATCGAACAACCTCAGATTTCTCCCAAAGACAATCGGAAATATTTCGTCTTGGCTCTCGAGCAACGGGAAAAAATCGGCGGATACGAAACGATGACTCTCTACGTTGATGAGGAGAATTTTCTGATCAAGAGAGCTGTAGCAAGCGACGGTAGAGGCAAGACGACCACCGTGGAATTTTCCGGTTGGGATAGAAACGCTGACGTTGAAGACGGCCAGTTCAATTTTCGTCCGGATGGAAATGCAAAAATCGTAAATAACCCCTTGGTGTCGGAAGAATAAAACTTCCCCGGAAAAGGAGAGCGGAATTGAATCAGAAGCGTGTAGGGCAGATCCTTAGGGAGGCTAGGGAGGAAAAAAAACTTACAGTAAAGGACGTGTCTAAGGATACGAATATCTCGGTTAAATACATCCTTGCATTGGAAACCGAAGACTATGCTCAGTTTCCAGGTGAAACGTTTACGATCGGCTTCTTAAAGAACTACGGTAGTTATCTTAAGTTGGACACCGGAATGCTCGTGAACTTATATAGAGGGGAAAAAATCGAAGAGTCTCAGGCCCCTTTGGAAGAGTTAACTCGTCCTACCTCCTCGTTTTATTATGATTTTAATATAGATAAAAATAAGATCATAACCGCGGTTTCGGCTTTGATGTTGGTAATTGCAGGTTTTCTATTGTTTACGTTCGTTTTTGACGGTTCATCTGGCGACGATGAAGTGTCCGAAGACGGTCGTCGTAAACTAGAAATTCCCGAAAATATCGACTTTGTGAATCGCTCGGTGCCGGAAACTCGTCCCGAGAGTTTTATTTTAACCACGAATCAGGGCGTAAGCTTTAGCGTATCGAATCAACAATGTAAATTGTTTATCACCGGAGTCGAACAAGGTAACGACTCGAATACTGCCTTACTGGGGTTTAACGTATACCCGGAGTTAAGCGTTCATAAATTTAAACTTGCCGAAGGCCAGGAAAAAGTGCTAAGCTATTCCATTCCGGAAATTTCATCTTTACGCCGTAGTATCAGAATCACTGCGCAAAGTGTGACTGGAAGTTCGGCAAAAGTGTTGGTTTCCCTCAATGAAGAGGAACGTCCCGGAAACGGAACATCTCAAAAAACCGGAGCGGAAGATTCGAATTCCACCAAAACGTTGGGGGACGTTCCGATACAGGTAACGTTATTTTTCTCCAAACCTAGCTACGCGGAGTTCATCATCGATGGGCAAATGGGTTTTAGAGGATTGGTTCAAAATGGGGAAACCAGATCTCTGGAAGCGAAAGACCGATTAGAATTGAAAGTCGGAGACGGATCCGCAGTGGAAATGATCCAAAACGGAAAGACGAAAGTCGTCTTAGGACGTCCCGGGAAATTGGTAAAGAAAGTTTTTGTTAAAACCCCAAATCCTTACGATAGCACTCAATTTATCATCAAGGAGCTGGGCGAGTAGTAGGCCTGTTGGATAAGAAGTTTTACATCACTACGCTCGGGTGTCCAAAGAATACCGTGGACTCCATGAGCATGCATCATTCTCTTTTGGAAGAAGGATTCGTTCCGGCTGCAAAACCGGAAGAATCCGATTTTCATTTGATCAATACTTGTACTTTCATTCGATCGGCGACCGAAGAAACGATCCAAACTATTTTAGGCGCAGCCCACGCGAAGAAACATGAAGGTCAAAAACTCGTAGTAGTCGGATGCTTCGCCGAAAGATACCCCAAAGATATTTCGGCAGAAATTCCCGAGGTCGATCTTGTCTTCGGGACGGGAAAGTATTCTCAAGCCGGTAAGATCATTCGAGAGGCATTTCGTAGGGAACTTAATGCGGTTCCGAATACGGAATTTAACGCAGAGCTTATCGAGAGAATGAAACTTTCTCCCAATATCGAAAACTACTCCAAGCCCTATGCGTACGTAAAAGTTTCCGACGGATGCAATCGCGGTTGCGGGTTTTGCATTATTCCTTCTCTACGCGGAAAGTTTCAGGATTCTCCGATGGAGGATATCCTCCGAGACACAAGACGCGCGATCGCCGCCGGAGCGAAGGAGATTTGTCTCGTATCGCAGGATACTGTCTACTACGGAAAGGACAGCGACCTTCTTCTGGAGATGATCCGAAACGTTTCCGAAGTGGAAGGTTTGGAAATATTGAGACTACTGTATCTCTATCCGGATAAGAAGACGGAAAAAATCGTAAGACTGATGGGTGAAATTCCTAAGATTGCTCCGTACTTGGAATCGCCTTTGCAACATGTTTCCGAGCGTGTCTTGAAAACGATGAATCGAAGCGGGAACTATTCCTCATTTAGAGACTTGTATTCTTTAGCTCGAGAAATTAGACCGGATCTGGAAATTCGGACCTCTTTCATTCTCGGCTATCCGGGAGAAACCGGCGAAGACGTGGATGAAATTTTAAGATTCATCGAGGAAACTCGTCCTGAAAAAGTGAATTTGTTTTCTTATTCGCCTCAGGAAGGAACCAAAGGAGCCGAATTACAGCAAACTGTATCAGAAAAAGAAAAGGCAAAACGAATCAATATGGTTCGCGAAACTCATCTAAAGATTTTGCAGGAGATTCACGAGTCTCGAATCGGTAAAATCTATCCTGCGATCGTCGACGGAATCGAAGACGGTTCTGCAATCGTTCGACGATTGCAAGACGCACCGGAAATAGACGAAATCGTATACGTGGAAGATGAAAGTCTCAAAATAGGCGCGATAGGAAAAGTGAAAATCGAATCCTTTTACGAATACGACATGATGGGAACCTGGTTGAACGCTTGAACTCTAATATTAATATTCCCAATACTTTAACGGTACTTCGAGTGGTTTCCCTACCGTTTTTTATCTGGTTTTTATATCAGAAAGAACCGGTATTTCATGTCGCAGCGCTTTTGTTGTTTGCCGCGGCCTCCGTAACCGATTTTATAGACGGGTATCTTGCGCGAAAATGGAAACAGGAAACCGAATTCGGCAAATTTTTGGATCCTCTTGCGGACAAAATCATCGTTGTAGGATGTTTTACTACTTTCATTTTTTTGCATGAACAGATCGAATTGTGGATGGTTCTCCTAATCGTAGGTAGGGACATGCTGATTACCACTCTTCGCTATTTGGCGATTCGTCAAGGTAGTTCCATCCGCACGACTATGCTCGGTAAAGTCAAGACGGCGTTCCAAATGGGTGCAATTATTCTAATATTGATTTTCTTTATTTTAGTATCTTCCAAAAAAAGAATTTTGATCAACGAAGTTTATCATAGCGGTAAGGAAGCCGGATTTACCGTCTTTGGAATCGCGTCAGAGAACGCCTCCGCATTTTTTGCCAGTTGGAAGGAGCAAGGT includes:
- a CDS encoding LolA family protein, which encodes MKDRTIFQVLNVSVLGLALLLTAWGLGAQSSAKHGWNSPSEVVKKVRKTFSEIKSYKADFVIQTESNKKTRSMKGVCYYKKGGKIRYEFSDPAGDEIVSDGKTLWIFIKRLNAVGKQDLTLNKSNKSGPIFASVTEEGLSRIFRKYHYKFDSIEQPQISPKDNRKYFVLALEQREKIGGYETMTLYVDEENFLIKRAVASDGRGKTTTVEFSGWDRNADVEDGQFNFRPDGNAKIVNNPLVSEE
- a CDS encoding helix-turn-helix domain-containing protein — translated: MNQKRVGQILREAREEKKLTVKDVSKDTNISVKYILALETEDYAQFPGETFTIGFLKNYGSYLKLDTGMLVNLYRGEKIEESQAPLEELTRPTSSFYYDFNIDKNKIITAVSALMLVIAGFLLFTFVFDGSSGDDEVSEDGRRKLEIPENIDFVNRSVPETRPESFILTTNQGVSFSVSNQQCKLFITGVEQGNDSNTALLGFNVYPELSVHKFKLAEGQEKVLSYSIPEISSLRRSIRITAQSVTGSSAKVLVSLNEEERPGNGTSQKTGAEDSNSTKTLGDVPIQVTLFFSKPSYAEFIIDGQMGFRGLVQNGETRSLEAKDRLELKVGDGSAVEMIQNGKTKVVLGRPGKLVKKVFVKTPNPYDSTQFIIKELGE
- the rimO gene encoding 30S ribosomal protein S12 methylthiotransferase RimO; the protein is MDKKFYITTLGCPKNTVDSMSMHHSLLEEGFVPAAKPEESDFHLINTCTFIRSATEETIQTILGAAHAKKHEGQKLVVVGCFAERYPKDISAEIPEVDLVFGTGKYSQAGKIIREAFRRELNAVPNTEFNAELIERMKLSPNIENYSKPYAYVKVSDGCNRGCGFCIIPSLRGKFQDSPMEDILRDTRRAIAAGAKEICLVSQDTVYYGKDSDLLLEMIRNVSEVEGLEILRLLYLYPDKKTEKIVRLMGEIPKIAPYLESPLQHVSERVLKTMNRSGNYSSFRDLYSLAREIRPDLEIRTSFILGYPGETGEDVDEILRFIEETRPEKVNLFSYSPQEGTKGAELQQTVSEKEKAKRINMVRETHLKILQEIHESRIGKIYPAIVDGIEDGSAIVRRLQDAPEIDEIVYVEDESLKIGAIGKVKIESFYEYDMMGTWLNA
- the pgsA gene encoding CDP-diacylglycerol--glycerol-3-phosphate 3-phosphatidyltransferase yields the protein MNSNINIPNTLTVLRVVSLPFFIWFLYQKEPVFHVAALLLFAAASVTDFIDGYLARKWKQETEFGKFLDPLADKIIVVGCFTTFIFLHEQIELWMVLLIVGRDMLITTLRYLAIRQGSSIRTTMLGKVKTAFQMGAIILILIFFILVSSKKRILINEVYHSGKEAGFTVFGIASENASAFFASWKEQGVPNWGDLVFGLGGFVPYFGMLITTLITVLSGLRYLVSNREVLRPSAIRRAFGKNGN